The sequence ATCCATTTAACAGTATAACCAATTAAAATACCAAATACAATAGAACCGATAAATCCCATCGGTGTTACTGGTACTATTCCTCCTATCGGATAAAGAATATTGGCCGTATTGGCAATTGTAGACACAATAAAGGCTGGTGCAATACCTGCACGCCCTGCTATTCCATAAGCAATGAAAGCACCTAATGCACCAATCATTAATCCAAAAGCAATTTCTCCTGTTTTAAGTAAATATCATAGAAAATCGCCTTCTGGAGCGGAAGAATTATTTCCATAAATAATTTTTCCAATTCCCAATGATAGAGCAATCATGATTCCACCAAAAATAACATAAGGAATCATGTATGAAATTCCTGTTAAAATATGTTTAATAATTCCTGTTTTTTTGTTAGAACTATTTGGATCTTGAACACTTTCATCTTTAAGTGCTGCCACAGTATACACTTTTGCTTCATTCAAAGCTTTTTCCACAATTTCTTCAGAATGATGAATTGCATTTTTTGTAGAAGTAAAATAAACTTTTTTACCTTCAAATTTATCAAGTGGAACTTCAATATCTGCTGCAACGATAATAACTTCAGCTTTATCAATTTCCTCTTTAGTTAAATTATTTTGAATACCTGCAGATCCGTTCGTTTGAATTTTTGCAGAAAACCCTTTTTCTTTAATTGCAGAAGTTAATTTTTCTGCAGATAAATAAGTGTGAGCAATTCCCACTGGGCAAGCTGTTAGTCCCAAAATCAATTTTTCATTACCTAAAGCTTTTTCTAAATTATCATTTTTGCTAGAAACATTAGAAATTTTGTTATTAATTAAATTAAATAATTGAACTTTTGAATTTGTTTCTTTTATCTCTGAAGTAAATTTTTGATCCATTAAAGCAACAGAAATTTTAGATAAAGTTTCTAAGTGCAAATTATTTGCATTATTTTTAGGAATTAAAATTGCAAAAATAAATTGAGTTAATTGACCATCAAGTGAATTTCAGTCTAAACCCTTTTCCAATTTTAAAAAAAATAGTGTGGGATGTTTTACTGTATCACTTTGAGCGTGAGGTATAGCAAAACCATTTTCAAACCCAGTAGAAAATTCTTTTTCTCTTTTTTCTAAGTCAATTAATAACTGTGTTTTACTTGATGCAATCTTTAGTTCTTTAGCTTTTTGAGCTATATATTCTAAAACATGTTTTTTATCAGCTAAATTTTTAGGTTTAAAAACATATTCTGATTTAAAGATATCCATATAATCCTTTCTTAAGTTATTGATTAATTTGCATTAAGATGCATTAAAATTATAAAACATAAAAAATATTTAAATAATAAAAAGCTCAATAAAATAAACTTAAAAATTCTAATTTATTTACAAAAAATTGAATAAAAAGAAGATTTTAAATTTACTTGTGTTTATTATAAAAAAGAAAAAACATAAAGCAATCAAAAGCTTTATGTTTTACATTTTTCTTAATATTCCTGCAAAAGAAATTTTATCTAAATTCTCATGTTCAGACAAGTTATATGTTTCTCTTGAAAAATTATTTTTAAAAGCGTCTAAAACTTTTTCTCTATCATATCTTCGATCAAAATTGTAGAAATAAACATAATGTTCATCAAGGAATTTAGTAATGGTTTTCTTCTTAAAATTATTAGAATTAATTTCTAAGCCAATTATTCTATTTTTGTGCTGTTTAAATAATCTATACTTTTCTTCCAGATCTGAATTTAACTCTGGAAGTTTAAATAAGAAATCAGAAATGATTATAATATCTGAATAAGTAAAATTTTCATCAGCTGTAGTTTTTCTTAAAACAGTTTCTAAAGGATTGGTTAAATCAGTACCACCATAAAATGAATAGTTTAAAAACTGATGCACTTTTTGCATGATAGTTGTAAATGATTGATTATAGCTAATTTCCATAAAAAGATCATCCATACCAAAATTAGTTAATAATAGATTTCTTTTTTTGAGCCATTAATGTTTCTGTAATTAAAATAGCAATGTATTTTGCTATGATTTCTGAAGTTCCAAGCATAGAACCAGATGTATCAATCATAACAATTAGTGCACCTTTATGTCTTTCATCATCATTTGGATTTAGAATATTAGGAATCTGAATGAAATCGTCTTTTTTTAATAAATAAGTGATAAGGTTTTTATCAATTACTTTTTTTAAGAAAATGATTTCTAATTCTTTTTCTGTTAAATTTATTAATTCTAAATAAAAAATATTTCTTAAATCATCTGATTGAATCAAAGAAAAAAACTCTTCTGGAACATTTAAAAGATTAGAAATCTCAAATTCAAAATTAGTGTCTCCTTTATTTTGAATTTGTAAAGTCCCTCCTAGAGAATTGATAAAATCTAAAATAGTTTTATCTTTTTTTAGAGTCTCTAAAAATAATTGATAATTTTTTAAATTGTAATTAGATTTAACTTGTTCTTCATTAACTAAGTCTCAAAGGATATTATTTCCTAGTTTCTTAGTAGGAATTAGTTTTTCCTCTTTTATTAAATTTCTAAGAGCACTTAAAGCGTATTTTTTTTCACCTGAAATAGTTAAATTATCACTTGTTTCAAGTAATTTTTCAGTTTTAAATAATTCTAATACAGGAAAAAATTGATAATATTTTTTTAATTTTCCTAATTTTATATTAGTTAAAATCTTAAGACGATAATTTTTAACAGTGTTTGCAAAATGCACAACAGATATCTGTTTATTTTCTAATTTGTTATATATCTTGATTACAATAGCGTCGTTATTTTTAACAATTTCTGTGATTATATTAATAACTGTTTGTTTAGATACTTGCATTTTTTATTCCTTTTTATCTAAAGAAAATAAAGTATCTATATTAGTTAATGTAAAACCAAATTTTAGTCTATTTTTTTCTTCATCAAATGCATTAACTTTGGTTTTTAGTTCTCTCAATTTATCTTGTGCTTTTGTTGCTGAATTTAATTCATCTTCAATAATTGAACGGTCTCAAAAAATATTAACCTCTTCAGCTTCAACTGTTTTTTTGTATTTTTCAATTTGCTTGATCTCTTTTTCAATTGATGTCAGAAATTTATTCTTATCAATTTCCCATTCTTCAAGTGCTAAATCAGAAATTCTGATTAATTCATACTCATTGTATTTCTCTTTCACAAATTCTGTTATGATTTCGATCATTCGTTCTGATTCATCATTGTTTTCATAAATATAAAAACTTGAATTGCTATATTTTACTAAAAATTTCTTAGTTGGAATTTTTGATAAATTAAATTCTTCTTCTGTAACATATGAAATTAGTCAGTCAATTTTTAAATCTGCTTTTGTAGATATTGAATCCATATCTTCTTTTAAAAGATAGTAAATATTTTTATTTTCATCAACAAATCTATTGAATTGTAAACCTTTTTCATTTTCAACAGCTTTAATTACAACTCTTTCTTTTTCGGTTACTCTAGTGGTAAATTTAATTAATTTTTCTCGTAACTGACTAAGCTCTGCAAATTTAGTATCAAAGATTTTTTTATATTTAAATTCATACAATTTATTTCCGATGAATTTTTTATAAAAATCAAATTGTTCTAAATTATTTCATAATGTGTAATAAATAATATTTAAATCGGTTAGATTTACACTTTCTCTTTCGTTTAAATAAGCAGATGCTTTTAATAAATTAACATTTTTCTTTCATTTTCTATCTGAAACATAAAATTGGTCAAATCCATCAGCAAAAGGATTTTGTTTTAAAACTTTATCATTTTGTTTTTTAATCTCTTTTTTAGTTTCCAAAATAAAATTTAAAACATCTTCATCCACTTTAATGGTTTTTAATTCGTTATATACTTCGTTTACAATTTTAAAATCAATGATATCTTTATCACTTATTGTTTTATGAGCTAAAACATCTTCTTGATTTGTGATCATATTAACAAAATTTTTCTCATCTTGAATTGGTTCAATATTAAATTTCATTAAAAATCTATCTCACAAGGCTTCCAAATTTTGCTTTCTTTCTGGAAGTTCGTTAGATGCAGCTATTAAGAAATATAAATCGACTTTTTCTATTTCACCATCATTAACAAAGATTTTTTCATTAATAATTGTTAACAAAGTATTTTGAATTGAAGAAGAAGCTTTTCAAATTTCATCTAAAAAAGCAATGTTAGCATCTGGTAAATAGCCATCAATTTTTCTTTTAAAACGCCCTTCTTTAAGAGCCAGAATATCAATTGGACCAAAAATTTCATCAGTTAAGGTAAATTTATTCATTAAAACTTCAAATTGCTTTGAATTTTTAAAAACAGATGAAATTTTTCTTGAAATTAATGATTTAGCAATCCCGGGTGGTCCTAGTAAAAATACTGATTCTTTTGAAAAAATTCCTAAAATACACAATTTAACAATTGCATCTCTTTCAACAATAACTTGAGAAATTGAATTACTAATTTGGTTAATTTTATTTTTTAATTTATGTTTCATAATTCGTTCCTTTTTAATTTACTTATTTTTTTTACTTTCAATTCTTTTTAATAAAAATTGGATTTGTTGATCTACATAATTTTTAGTTGCAGCATCACTTAAAATTTTAGGATCTGCTAAATTAGTGATTTTTTTATAATTTGCATCAATAAATACAGAATTAGGTGTTTTTTCATCAATATTATATTGTTTTTCAAAAACTTCAATTTCTTGGACCATTGAACTTACATCATTAAAATTTTCTAACATAAAAATATTGATTAAATCTGTTAATTTTAAGAATGTTTTTTCATTAACTTCTAAAGCTTTTTTAGCATTAGGAACATCAATTCCTAAAGCAATCATTTTGTTAATTTTATTTTTTAAATCTAATAATCTACGATGTTCCTCAATGAATGCATATTTGATTGATTCAGGATCAATTTCAGATAAATTTTCTAAACTATTTTTTATATTAGCATTAATTTCTGCTCAAGTTATAGTAAAGATATTGGGACTAACAAGAACTTCATTCTGTAATCTTGTAATTCTTTTTTCTTCTTTTTCTTTATAATCAAAAACTGCCTTTGCAGCAATTTCATAAATATATCTAAATTTTTCATCATTTTTAGAATTTAATAATTTTAATAATGATTTTCGATAAATGCTTATTTCATTTTTTGAAGGATTATCAACTGTTTTATTAATCATATGATAAATATCAGTAATAACTTCATCACTATCTTGAATAACATTTTTAACTAAATTTACATTTTTTTCATCATAATGCTCATTAACAAAATCTGCTTTGGTTTTTTGTTTTTTTAAAATTGAAAATGCCATTTTATCGTTTCCTTGCTATATTAAAGTAAATGTAAAATATACTTAATTTCTTCTATATTTTTGTTTTTAGTAATTAAAAAAAGATAAAAAATCTTATAGTAAGATTAAATATTAAATCAATTAAGTATACCAAAATTACCCTGAATTAATTATATAAAAAATTAATAATATAATGAATTATTTAAAGGTTAATTGTTTTTTAAAAATTAATAGTTATTTTATAAAAATAAAAAAAATAGCATAATGCTATTTTTAAAATTATATAAATTATTCAGCTTTTTTTTCTTTATCTTTTTTAGCTGGATATTTTCTTCTAAAAGTTGGTTTAGCATTAGGATCAGATTTTAGAAAACGACATTTAGGAAATCCTGAACAAGCAATAAATCTCTGACCATTTTTTTTATTATGACGGTAAACTAATTCTGAACCATCTTCTGGACAAATTTCTCCAACACTTTCTAAAGGGATAACTTTTTTTTCTATTTTATCTAAACTATCTTCAATTGATTTATTAAATTTATCTCAAAAATTATCCATCACATTTTTATAGTTAATTTCACCCTCTGAAATTTGGTCTAATTCACTTTCTAATTGTGATGTATATTTTTCATTAATAATTGTAGGGAAATTTGTAATTAGTATGTCAAGTACTAATCTTCCAAATTCTGTAGGTTTTAGTGCTCTACCTTCTAGTTCGGCATAAGCACGATCTTTAATAATTTTTACTGTCGAAGAAAAAGTTGAAGGTCTACCAACTTTAATCTCATCTAAAGCTTCAATTAAAGACCCATCATTATATCTAGCTGGTGGTTTTGTCTCATGTCCTTCTGAAACATATTGTTTAACAGTAATTTCATCCCCAACTTTATGTACTGGTAATTCTTCATTTTTACTGTCATTTCCTGTAAAAATATAATACCCATCAAAAATAACTTTTGAGTAGTGCATTCTAAATTCATGGCCATTATTATTTAATTTATAATGCAAAAATTCTTTGACAGGAGGTTCCATTACAGCTTGTATTGTATTATTATAAATTAATGTATAAACTTTTAATTCTGTTGCTGACATTGGAAAATGCTTTGCAGCATCTTCAGGTGTCAGAGTAATATCTGTAGGGCGAATTGCCTCATGAGCATTTTGATCACCAGCAAATCCTTTGATTGACTTTGAGACATATTCTTCACCAAATTTTTTGGCAACATAAGCTTTAGCTTGTGCAATAAAAGTTTCGGAAAGTCTTGTTGAATCTGTTCTTGGATATGAAATTAATCCACCATCATCATAACCTTCATAAAGTTTTTGCATTGCAGATTGAACTGTTGAAGAAGAAAGAGCTGCTCTTTTATATAAAACAGATTGTTTAAATGGAGTTGCACGCATTTCTGTTCTTTTACTTTTTTTAATTTCATTAATTATTAAATTACCTTGAAGTTCTTTCATGATTTCTTCAGCTTCTGCTTGTGAAACTCAAGTATTTTCTCAGTCTTTTTTATCATTTTTTTTATAAAGAGTTGCAGAGGTTGAAGCATTAATTTTAGCTTCAATTATAAAATAATTAATAGGTACAAATGCTTCAATTTCTTTCTCGCGATCAACAATCAATTTTAGAGCAATTGATTGCACTCTTCCAGCACTTGGATTGATTGGTGAATTAACAATTTTCGAACTAATTAATTTTGATAAACGAAATCCTATAATTCTATCTAACATACGACGAGATTTTTGTGCTTTTACAAGATTTTCATCAATTAATAGAGGATTTTTAATTGCATTCAAAATTGCTTCTTTAGTAATTTCATTATATTTAATTCTTTTATATTTTTCATTAATAGCTAAAAATGAAACTAAATTATCCCCAATTGCTTCACCCTCACGGTCGGGGTCAGTTGCAATTAAAACTTGTGAAGCTTTTTTTGCAGCTCTTTTTAAATTCTTGACTATTTCTTTTTTAGTCGGGTCAATTGAATATTGTGGCTCTCAAGTTTCAAAATTAATACCTAATCCCATTTTTCCAGTAGTTTTCATTTTTGCAATATGACCTACTGAAGACATGACTTCATATTTATCACCTAAATATTTTTGAATCGTTTTTTCTTTACTTGGAGACTCCACTATCACTAAAATATTATTCATATAAAATACTAATATACTATAAAAGCAAAAAATATTTTAAAAAAAGGGGATTTTTGCACTTATTTATAATATATTAAAAACTTTCGTTATAAAAATGGCTTAAAATTTCATTTTTAACACAAAAAAACAAAATTATATAAATGCAAAAATATAAAAAATAATAATGTTTAATAATATATAATTAGCATATTAAATACTAACTTGTAATTGATAATTTTAAATGCTTTAAAAATTTAAAAAATTATTTAAAATTAAATAGATTAATCAATCAAGAAATTTCAAGTTTTAAATTGAAAGGAATTTATGAAAAAAATAGCAATTAATGGTTTTGGTAGAATCGGAAGACTAGTTTTCAGAGTTTTATCTAAATCATCAGATGTTGAAGTTGTTGCGATTAACGACTTAACAAACCCAAAAACACTAGCACATTTATTAAAATACGACACAGCACATGGACGTTTTGAAGGGACTGTTGAAACTTCAGAAGATGGTCTGATTGTTAATGGAAAAACAATTAAAATCTTTGCTGAAAGAGACCCACAAAACTTACCTTGAAAAGAATTAGGTGTAGATGTAGTTGTTGAATCAACAGGATTCTTCACTTCAAAAGACGGAGCTGCAAAACACATTGAAGCCGGTGCTAAAAAAGTTCTTATTTCTGCACCAGCAACAGGTGGTGTTAAAACAGTTGTTTACAATGTTAACCATGAAAAATTATCAGCAGAAGACACAATCGTTTCAGCTGCTTCATGTACAACTAATGCTTTAGCACCTGTTGTTCACTTTCTAGATAAAGAATACAAAATTGTTAAAGGATACATGTCAACAATTCATGCTTATACAGCTGATCAAAGATTGCAAGATGCACCTCACTCAGATCTAAGAAGAGCTAGAGCTGCTGGTGCAAACATTGTGCCTTCATCAACAGGAGCTGCAAAAGCAATTGGTTTAGTTGTACCTTCATTAGAAGGAAAAATGGATGGAATCGCTGTTAGAGTTCCGGTTATTACAGGTTCATTTGTTGACTTAGTTGTCGAATTAGAAAAAACACCATCAGTTGAAGAAATTAATGCTTTAATGAAGAAAAATGCTTCAGATTCATTCGCTTACTGCGATGAACCAATCGTTTCAAGTGATATTGTTAGAGAAACACATGGTTCAATTTTCGATGCTACTTTAACAAAATCAATGACAGTAGATGGTAAAACAATTTATAAATTGTATACATGATACGACAACGAATCTTCATATGTTAACCAATATGTAAGAGTTCTAAAACACTTAGCAAAATTATCATAATTTAATTCCGGTAAATATTTTTAAATTCCCAGAGTTATTTATTTAAAATAAAAAATTATAATAATGCACTAATCTCTCTTAGAGCAAGAGAGATTTTTTTATTTTAAAATTAATTTAAGTGGGCTTTTTGAAATAATATATAAAAAAATCACATCAATAAAAAATGTGATTTTTTTATATATTATTCTTCTAAAACTGAAAGGTTTATATTATGAAAAACTTCTTGAACATCTTCATCGTCTTCCATTTTTTCTATATGATTTAGTAATTTTTCAGTAGATTCTTTTGATAAATCAACTTCCATTTCTGGAATATAAGTTACTTCAGCTGTTATGTATTCTAAACTAAATTCTTTATCTAAAGCTTCTTTTAATGTCATAAAATCTGAGGGGTTTGAATAAATTTCATAATTTTCTACATCTTCTGAAATAAAATCCTCAGCACCATTATCTAATGCAAACATCATTAAGGTTTCTTCATCAACTGCGTCTTTTTTTATTTCAATTAATCCTCTTTGTTTAAAAACATAAGGAATTGTCCCTTGTTTTCCAATTTGTCCACCAGCTTTTTTAAAATATGCTTGTATATTTGAAGTTATCCGGTTTGTATTATCTGTTAAACCTAAAACTAGCACTTGTACTCCGCCCGGTAACGATCCTGAATAAATGATTTCTTTAAAATCTATTCCTTCTTTAGAAGAACCTGTAGCTTTGGCGATTGCTTTTTCAATATTTGCTTTAGGCATTGATTTTGTTCTTGCTTTTGAAACAATTAAACGCAAGGCCGCATTACTTTCAATATCGCCACCGCCACGTGCTGCAGCT comes from Mycoplasma iguanae and encodes:
- a CDS encoding PTS fructose transporter subunit IIABC, whose amino-acid sequence is MDIFKSEYVFKPKNLADKKHVLEYIAQKAKELKIASSKTQLLIDLEKREKEFSTGFENGFAIPHAQSDTVKHPTLFFLKLEKGLDWNSLDGQLTQFIFAILIPKNNANNLHLETLSKISVALMDQKFTSEIKETNSKVQLFNLINNKISNVSSKNDNLEKALGNEKLILGLTACPVGIAHTYLSAEKLTSAIKEKGFSAKIQTNGSAGIQNNLTKEEIDKAEVIIVAADIEVPLDKFEGKKVYFTSTKNAIHHSEEIVEKALNEAKVYTVAALKDESVQDPNSSNKKTGIIKHILTGISYMIPYVIFGGIMIALSLGIGKIIYGNNSSAPEGDFLWYLLKTGEIAFGLMIGALGAFIAYGIAGRAGIAPAFIVSTIANTANILYPIGGIVPVTPMGFIGSIVFGILIGYTVKWINTWKVGRSVSAIIPIFVIPLGVTLFYALITIFFIGAPISWVMDKFINGLKSSFENENLLIVSILLGALIGGMAGFDMGGPINKVAFLSASALISQQVYAPMGIMAAAIPVAPLGMGFATLVFRKYFTLTEKSTGISALIMGFIGISEGAIPFAVADPKRAIISNVLGSAVAGAIAAGLSVTNHAAHGGPIVALLGAVGSDKFGIGLGIAFFFLAIIIGTAVTTITYGLLKKYWKDNKKEVKLSKSEGL
- a CDS encoding AAA family ATPase codes for the protein MKHKLKNKINQISNSISQVIVERDAIVKLCILGIFSKESVFLLGPPGIAKSLISRKISSVFKNSKQFEVLMNKFTLTDEIFGPIDILALKEGRFKRKIDGYLPDANIAFLDEIWKASSSIQNTLLTIINEKIFVNDGEIEKVDLYFLIAASNELPERKQNLEALWDRFLMKFNIEPIQDEKNFVNMITNQEDVLAHKTISDKDIIDFKIVNEVYNELKTIKVDEDVLNFILETKKEIKKQNDKVLKQNPFADGFDQFYVSDRKWKKNVNLLKASAYLNERESVNLTDLNIIYYTLWNNLEQFDFYKKFIGNKLYEFKYKKIFDTKFAELSQLREKLIKFTTRVTEKERVVIKAVENEKGLQFNRFVDENKNIYYLLKEDMDSISTKADLKIDWLISYVTEEEFNLSKIPTKKFLVKYSNSSFYIYENNDESERMIEIITEFVKEKYNEYELIRISDLALEEWEIDKNKFLTSIEKEIKQIEKYKKTVEAEEVNIFWDRSIIEDELNSATKAQDKLRELKTKVNAFDEEKNRLKFGFTLTNIDTLFSLDKKE
- the topA gene encoding type I DNA topoisomerase, with product MNNILVIVESPSKEKTIQKYLGDKYEVMSSVGHIAKMKTTGKMGLGINFETWEPQYSIDPTKKEIVKNLKRAAKKASQVLIATDPDREGEAIGDNLVSFLAINEKYKRIKYNEITKEAILNAIKNPLLIDENLVKAQKSRRMLDRIIGFRLSKLISSKIVNSPINPSAGRVQSIALKLIVDREKEIEAFVPINYFIIEAKINASTSATLYKKNDKKDWENTWVSQAEAEEIMKELQGNLIINEIKKSKRTEMRATPFKQSVLYKRAALSSSTVQSAMQKLYEGYDDGGLISYPRTDSTRLSETFIAQAKAYVAKKFGEEYVSKSIKGFAGDQNAHEAIRPTDITLTPEDAAKHFPMSATELKVYTLIYNNTIQAVMEPPVKEFLHYKLNNNGHEFRMHYSKVIFDGYYIFTGNDSKNEELPVHKVGDEITVKQYVSEGHETKPPARYNDGSLIEALDEIKVGRPSTFSSTVKIIKDRAYAELEGRALKPTEFGRLVLDILITNFPTIINEKYTSQLESELDQISEGEINYKNVMDNFWDKFNKSIEDSLDKIEKKVIPLESVGEICPEDGSELVYRHNKKNGQRFIACSGFPKCRFLKSDPNAKPTFRRKYPAKKDKEKKAE
- the gap gene encoding type I glyceraldehyde-3-phosphate dehydrogenase, with the translated sequence MKKIAINGFGRIGRLVFRVLSKSSDVEVVAINDLTNPKTLAHLLKYDTAHGRFEGTVETSEDGLIVNGKTIKIFAERDPQNLPWKELGVDVVVESTGFFTSKDGAAKHIEAGAKKVLISAPATGGVKTVVYNVNHEKLSAEDTIVSAASCTTNALAPVVHFLDKEYKIVKGYMSTIHAYTADQRLQDAPHSDLRRARAAGANIVPSSTGAAKAIGLVVPSLEGKMDGIAVRVPVITGSFVDLVVELEKTPSVEEINALMKKNASDSFAYCDEPIVSSDIVRETHGSIFDATLTKSMTVDGKTIYKLYTWYDNESSYVNQYVRVLKHLAKLS
- a CDS encoding YebC/PmpR family DNA-binding transcriptional regulator; translation: MAGHSKWANIKHRKGAQDALRGKIFAKFSKEIMVAAARGGGDIESNAALRLIVSKARTKSMPKANIEKAIAKATGSSKEGIDFKEIIYSGSLPGGVQVLVLGLTDNTNRITSNIQAYFKKAGGQIGKQGTIPYVFKQRGLIEIKKDAVDEETLMMFALDNGAEDFISEDVENYEIYSNPSDFMTLKEALDKEFSLEYITAEVTYIPEMEVDLSKESTEKLLNHIEKMEDDEDVQEVFHNINLSVLEE